A window of Nitrospinaceae bacterium genomic DNA:
GTATAGAGCACCGCCCATTGCCGCAGAGAGGTCATAACTTCAGCGCTCGGTTCATCATAATGTAAAACAATGTTTCCGTGTTCGAGGGCATGTACAATGCGTGTTGGTGGGAGAGGTTTTTTATGGAATCCAGTGTTGAAGTCAGCATCCTCGTGCGGCCCTGAGGTCGGGTAGGAATCAGGGTAGGAGAATTTTTCCCCCGAACGGAGGTGGGTAGCTCCAGCAGAAGGGATGGTATTGATCTTCGAAGTCACATTCTTTCCCGGAATTAAGCCTCCCGGTATCTTGTTTTCCCCGCCGCTTGGCCAGAAAACATAGCCGGTGCCGATGGCAATAATAACAACAGCCAACCATATGAAGGGGCTAGCAAGTATGCTTTTAGGTAAAGAATTACTTGCATTGACCATTATGTGCTCCAAAGCGAAAAACCACGAAATTTTTGGTAAAAATTATACCAAGTAGAATCAAGTTGCTAGCCTATTTTACTTCAGATTCAATAACAAAGCTATATTTTAGGAGGTTTAATTGCCTAAGAAAAAGAAGTCTCCACGGACAAAGGGAAACAAGAAGCCACCTCAAAAAAAGAAGAGCGGCCAAAATGTAGGCGCTTACTTGATAGGCGTTTTGCTCGCGCTAGGTCTTTTGGGGGGCGGGTATGCTTTGTTTTTAGAAAATGGTAATTCTCAGGAAGGTCAGGTGGCACGTCCCGTTATTGCACCCCAAAAAACTCAAAATGCGAACGTGGTTAGCTCCACATCGGCGGGAAAAACTCTTTTCAAGAAAAATTGTATGAAATGCCATGGACCGGAAGCTAAGGGAAGCACCGAAGGCCCACCTTTGGTTCATCGATACTATGAGCCGAATCATCATTCGGACGCCGCATTTCATCAGGCTGTCAGAAGGGGAGC
This region includes:
- a CDS encoding cytochrome c — protein: MPKKKKSPRTKGNKKPPQKKKSGQNVGAYLIGVLLALGLLGGGYALFLENGNSQEGQVARPVIAPQKTQNANVVSSTSAGKTLFKKNCMKCHGPEAKGSTEGPPLVHRYYEPNHHSDAAFHQAVRRGARQHHWRFGNMEPVPGVSPEEVGVIIRYVRNLQRKAGVY
- a CDS encoding DUF3105 domain-containing protein is translated as MVNASNSLPKSILASPFIWLAVVIIAIGTGYVFWPSGGENKIPGGLIPGKNVTSKINTIPSAGATHLRSGEKFSYPDSYPTSGPHEDADFNTGFHKKPLPPTRIVHALEHGNIVLHYDEPSAEVMTSLRQWAVLYTNPWSGVIVTRKPGLGKSIVLTAWTKRLTLPSYEKTAVTKFIHSFRGRGPKRPKR